The following proteins come from a genomic window of Amphiura filiformis chromosome 16, Afil_fr2py, whole genome shotgun sequence:
- the LOC140135792 gene encoding GLIPR1-like protein 1, which yields MDSNISTAVLGLFACIAIVLVASERKSVVSDPILFKSNDAEAAENAEHLRYKRAPDVSKIQHLYNELRVNKFTDAEKEAILDKHLEFRSSVNPEASNMEFMVWNDDLATLAELWASVCYFGHGLTNHTDIRSKFPTIGQNLWSGGAKPDGVSSVEKWHDEKDNYDYDANQCTGVCGHYTQLVWGTSKELGCGRAYCFNTIDLDGNPDDGGSGFIFACQYSPAGNMGGSRPYQTGVSCSACQSESAVCRNKTCDAENPTMPTDGSESTSTPLPESTSNMSNTTTDESSGLKRMGAASIVTFCLIIAILVAI from the exons ATGGATTCCAATATCAGTACAGCAGTATTGGGTCTGTTTGCATGCATTGCAATAGTATTAGTTGCAAGTGAAAGAAAGTCGGTGGTTTCTGATCCAATTCTCTTCAAGTCTAATGATGCAGAAGCTGCAGAGAATGCGGAACATTTGAGGTACAAAAGAGCACCAGATGTTTCAAAGATCCAACACCTTTACAATGAACTTAGAGTCAATAAATTTACTGATGCAGAAAAGGAAGCTATTCTTGATAAACATTTAGAGTTCAGAAGCTCTGTGAATCCGGAAGCTAGCAACATGGAGTTTATG GTATGGAATGATGATTTAGCCACCCTTGCCGAGTTATGGGCCTCTGTGTGTTATTTCGGTCATGGGCTTACAAATCACACGGACATCCGCAGCAAATTTCCTACTATCGGTCAGAATCTATGGTCAGGTGGCGCCAAACCAGACGGGGTCTCGTCGGTGGAGAAGTGGCATGATGAGAAGGACAATTATGATTACGATGCGAATCAGTGTACAGGAGTATGTGGACACTACACACAG CTCGTATGGGGGACTTCTAAGGAACTCGGATGTGGTAGAGCGTATTGTTTTAATACCATAGATCTAGATGGCAATCCAGATGATGGTGGATCCGGTTTCATATTTGCCTGTCAATATTCACCAGC TGGCAACATGGGAGGGAGCCGACCTTACCAAACTGGAGTCAGTTGTTCAGCATGTCAATCGGAGTCGGCTGTATGTCGTAACAAGACGTGTGATG CTGAGAATCCTACCATGCCTACGGATGGTTCAGAGTCTACTAGCACACCTTTACCTGAGAGtacatccaacatgtccaatacTACTACTG ATGAATCTTCAGGACTAAAGCGTATGGGGGCGGCAAGCATTGTCACCTTCTGCTTAATTATAGCCATCCTTGTTGCGATATAG